The DNA window TAACCAACTCAACAATGTCGAGGCTATCTGCGCCCAGATCATCAATGAAGCTTGCTTCCTGATTGACCTTGTCGGCTTCTACACCAAGATGCTCAACAACAATCTTCTGCACGCGTTCAGCAGTATCGCTCATATTTTCCCTCTCAAAATTCGGGGTTAAAAACTTCGCTTTCGCCCTAATGAACGGCGGCGGCGCTGGCAAGGCCTTCGAGGCTAAATGAATGCTCTTCGGCTTTTTTTCAAGGCCAATGAAACCTTCCACCGAACCGGAAAGGTGCGCTGCCCTCAGCTTCTTACCTCTTCATTCCGCCGGACAAAGCGCTGCGCTGCCCTTTGGGCGCGGAAGCTTTTCTGGGAACCCATTACATCACTCAGTCATTATCTGACCGTAACTCAATAATTACAAATGATAAAATTATGACCAACCAGCAAATGACCCTCAAGAGCCTTGCCGACACGACTTTTGATTCGGTCAAAGGCTATCGCCAAGCTTCAGAGAAGGCTATTTCGCCGAAGCTTAAGCAGACACTCGCACAATGTGCTGACAAGCGTGAGGCGACTTTGGCCTCACTAAACTCCGAACTCGGTCGCATCGGATGTGATCAGGCTGACGGTACAGTGGCAGGATCCGCTCATCAGATGTGGGCCGAAATCACAGGCCTGTTCGAGAACGGCGATGAAAACGCTGTCGAGCGT is part of the Pontixanthobacter gangjinensis genome and encodes:
- a CDS encoding acyl carrier protein, whose amino-acid sequence is MSDTAERVQKIVVEHLGVEADKVNQEASFIDDLGADSLDIVELVMAFEEEFGVEIPDDAAEKIATVGDATKYIEEHKG
- a CDS encoding PA2169 family four-helix-bundle protein — encoded protein: MTNQQMTLKSLADTTFDSVKGYRQASEKAISPKLKQTLAQCADKREATLASLNSELGRIGCDQADGTVAGSAHQMWAEITGLFENGDENAVERVEEGEDYIAEKFETVLKNCDFDAQSKQIVQSAFAEIQAGERLSNQLEEQYD